In the genome of Nocardioides marmoribigeumensis, one region contains:
- a CDS encoding circularly permuted type 2 ATP-grasp protein: MFSGYGQSAGTANDEMFDGERLRGAYTGLRDALTDMSDSDLRGRAEALQTRYLDQGVTFDIGGEERAFPLDILPRVIEHEPWSLVERGVKQRVQALELFLADVYAAGRVFADGVIPRRVIVTSSHFHREVAGYEPSNGVRVHVSGIDLVRDSGGEFRVLEDNVRVPSGVSYVMTNRRAIATALPETFANHRIRPVDDYPRRLLSALRAAAPAGVSDPTVVVLTPGVFNGAYFEHALLARTMGVELVEGRDLVARRGRVMMRTTSGLAPVHVIYRRVDDEFLDPIHFRRDSLLGCPGMLDAARAGNLTLANAVGNGVADDKLVYTYMPDLIRYYLSEEPVLRNVDTWRLGEPDHLEEVMDRLDELVVKPVDGSGGKGIVIGPAASKDELEDLRVRVLRRPRDWIAQPVVQLSTVPTFVDGQMGPRHVDLRPFAVNDGDDVWVLPGGLTRVALQEGELVVNSSRGGGSKDTWVLAPPRTPLPEPEHVPTVPPVGTRDAGPALVEMGDSEVQQQQQQQQQQQQQQQQQQQQQQQQGREASC; the protein is encoded by the coding sequence ATGTTCAGTGGCTACGGGCAGAGCGCCGGGACGGCCAACGACGAGATGTTCGACGGTGAGCGCCTGCGTGGGGCCTACACCGGGCTGCGCGACGCGCTCACCGACATGTCCGACTCCGACCTGCGCGGTCGGGCCGAGGCGCTCCAGACCCGCTACCTCGACCAGGGCGTCACCTTCGACATCGGCGGCGAGGAGCGGGCGTTCCCGCTCGACATCCTGCCGCGGGTGATCGAGCACGAGCCCTGGTCCCTGGTCGAGCGGGGCGTCAAGCAGCGGGTCCAGGCCCTCGAGCTGTTCCTCGCCGACGTCTACGCCGCGGGGCGGGTCTTCGCCGACGGCGTCATCCCGCGCCGGGTGATCGTGACCTCCTCCCACTTCCACCGCGAGGTCGCGGGCTACGAGCCGAGCAACGGCGTGCGCGTGCACGTCTCCGGCATCGACCTGGTCCGCGACTCCGGGGGCGAGTTCCGGGTGCTGGAGGACAACGTCCGCGTGCCCTCCGGCGTCTCCTACGTGATGACCAACCGGCGCGCGATCGCGACCGCGCTGCCCGAGACCTTCGCCAACCACCGCATCCGGCCCGTCGACGACTACCCCCGCCGCCTGCTGAGCGCCCTGCGGGCCGCCGCCCCCGCCGGCGTCTCCGACCCGACCGTCGTCGTCCTCACCCCCGGTGTCTTCAACGGGGCCTACTTCGAGCACGCGCTGCTCGCGCGCACCATGGGCGTCGAGCTCGTCGAGGGCCGCGACCTCGTGGCCCGCCGCGGCCGCGTGATGATGCGGACGACGAGCGGCCTGGCGCCGGTGCACGTGATCTACCGCCGCGTCGACGACGAGTTCCTCGACCCGATCCACTTTCGTCGCGACTCGCTGCTGGGCTGTCCCGGCATGCTCGACGCGGCCCGCGCCGGCAACCTCACCTTGGCCAACGCGGTCGGCAACGGCGTCGCGGACGACAAGCTCGTCTACACCTACATGCCCGACCTGATCCGCTACTACCTCTCCGAGGAGCCGGTGCTGCGCAACGTCGACACGTGGCGGTTGGGCGAGCCCGACCACCTCGAGGAGGTGATGGACCGGCTCGACGAGCTCGTGGTCAAGCCGGTCGACGGGTCCGGCGGCAAGGGCATCGTGATCGGGCCCGCCGCCAGCAAGGACGAGCTGGAGGACCTGCGGGTGCGGGTGCTGCGCCGTCCCCGCGACTGGATCGCCCAGCCGGTGGTGCAGCTCTCGACCGTCCCGACGTTCGTCGACGGGCAGATGGGGCCGCGTCACGTCGACCTGCGGCCGTTCGCGGTCAACGACGGGGACGACGTCTGGGTGCTCCCCGGTGGCCTGACCCGTGTGGCCCTCCAGGAGGGCGAGCTGGTGGTCAACTCCTCCCGCGGCGGTGGCAGCAAGGACACCTGGGTCCTCGCCCCGCCCCGCACGCCCCTGCCGGAGCCCGAGCACGTCCCGACCGTCCCGCCGGTCGGCACCCGCGACGCCGGCCCGGCCCTGGTCGAGATGGGCGACAGCGAGGTCCAGCAGCAACAGCAACAGCAACAGCAGCAGCAACAGCAGCAGCAGCAGCAGCAACAGCAGCAGCAGCAGCAGGGTCGGGAGGCGTCGTGCTGA
- a CDS encoding WD40/YVTN/BNR-like repeat-containing protein produces MSTVLMAGTRKGVWVGTSDDARESWAWKGPFFDVDQVYSVMVDTRGGKPRLFAGAASMWLGPQVHRSDDLGETWEATPNGGPTFPDDVDASVERIWQLQPGPDETTVYAGTEPGAIFRSRDRGEHFELVRGLWDHPQRTEWGAGFGGQAFHTILPHPTDPDSVTAAISTGGVYQTRDGGESWSARNQGIRAEFLPEGQQYPEFGQCVHKVTRHPSRPERLYLQNHGGVYRSDDEGGSWDYIGDGLPSDFGFSVVVHPHEPDTLFVFPIGGGANRYPPEGKARVYRSRDAGATWEESGTGLPHHFFVGVMRDGMCTDTHDPAGVYVGARNGSVYASADAGETWREIVRDLPDVMVVRAAALA; encoded by the coding sequence ATGTCGACGGTGCTGATGGCAGGGACGCGCAAGGGGGTCTGGGTCGGGACCTCGGACGACGCCCGGGAGAGCTGGGCGTGGAAGGGCCCGTTCTTCGACGTCGACCAGGTCTACTCGGTGATGGTCGACACCCGTGGCGGCAAGCCGCGACTGTTCGCCGGCGCGGCGAGCATGTGGCTGGGCCCGCAGGTGCACCGCTCCGACGACCTGGGCGAGACCTGGGAGGCCACGCCCAACGGCGGCCCGACCTTCCCCGACGACGTCGACGCCTCGGTCGAGCGCATCTGGCAGCTCCAGCCGGGTCCCGACGAGACCACGGTCTACGCCGGCACCGAGCCCGGGGCGATCTTCCGCTCCCGCGACCGGGGCGAGCACTTCGAGCTGGTCCGCGGCCTGTGGGACCACCCCCAGCGCACCGAGTGGGGTGCGGGGTTCGGCGGCCAGGCCTTCCACACGATCCTGCCCCACCCCACCGACCCCGACTCGGTCACCGCGGCGATCTCGACCGGCGGGGTCTACCAGACCCGCGACGGCGGGGAGTCGTGGTCGGCGCGCAACCAGGGGATCCGCGCCGAGTTCCTCCCCGAGGGCCAGCAGTACCCCGAGTTCGGTCAGTGCGTGCACAAGGTCACCCGCCACCCGAGCCGGCCCGAGCGGCTCTACCTGCAGAACCACGGCGGTGTCTACCGCTCCGACGACGAGGGCGGCTCGTGGGACTACATCGGTGACGGCCTGCCGTCCGACTTCGGCTTCTCGGTCGTGGTCCACCCGCACGAGCCCGACACGCTGTTCGTCTTCCCGATCGGCGGCGGCGCCAACCGCTACCCGCCGGAGGGCAAGGCGCGCGTCTACCGCTCCCGGGACGCCGGTGCGACCTGGGAGGAGTCCGGCACCGGGCTTCCGCACCACTTCTTCGTCGGCGTCATGCGCGACGGCATGTGCACCGACACCCACGACCCGGCCGGGGTTTACGTCGGCGCCAGGAACGGGAGTGTCTATGCGTCCGCCGACGCCGGGGAGACCTGGCGGGAGATCGTGCGCGACCTGCCAGACGTGATGGTGGTGCGCGCCGCGGCTCTCGCCTGA
- a CDS encoding PPOX class F420-dependent oxidoreductase — protein sequence MAKPPFPDKVRQKLEQPNPCTITTLRSDGSPVSVATWYVLDGDRILVNMDHTRARLQHLRDDPRVAITVLDKDSWYTHVSIVGRVVEIADDEGLADIDRISRHYTGKDYPVRDSARVSAWVAVDRWHGWGATKAR from the coding sequence GTGGCCAAGCCGCCGTTCCCCGACAAGGTCCGCCAGAAGCTCGAGCAGCCCAACCCCTGCACGATCACCACGTTGCGCTCCGACGGGAGCCCGGTCTCGGTGGCCACGTGGTACGTCCTCGACGGCGACCGGATCCTGGTCAACATGGACCACACCCGTGCGCGCCTGCAGCACCTGCGGGACGACCCCCGGGTCGCGATCACCGTGCTGGACAAGGACTCCTGGTACACCCACGTCAGCATCGTCGGACGGGTCGTGGAGATCGCCGACGACGAGGGCCTCGCGGACATCGACCGGATCTCGCGGCACTACACCGGCAAGGACTACCCCGTCCGCGACAGTGCACGGGTCAGCGCCTGGGTCGCGGTGGACCGGTGGCACGGCTGGGGCGCGACGAAGGCCCGATGA
- a CDS encoding HNH endonuclease signature motif containing protein, producing MDEDQAAPQTAPTGAAAVTPTGERAHRVHWFSGRLGEVLDGLLGPDGEAGLALSLLDEQQTAETVVEIHRAVARLRGLTAEPLAHAETLDVAAHATPVATTTGAWFAHATRTGRPAAARQVKQALRLAGERRLTGAALRAGACDAAQAAVVVKAVDDLPEHVGPVLRDQAEAHLLDLARVHDAEELTNLARHLHEVIDPEGAEAALAARLAAEEDAAHAATTCKVRDTSNGRTRAVIDMPRLDGDLFRSILHALESPKRPTHQPSPTGKRRGKRRGKRRGKRRKKGTGTHSTATRRDSTETGRDDGFVEDPTRPGRRISRDQARGRAFCELLERLPAACLPSTGGSPFTVVVTMTLASLLGGLAPGVLDTGTLISPGEARRLAAEHGLIPVVLGTKSEVLDVGDKARFHTQAMRIGLRVQHRTCTVQGCTVPAAWCHAHHKTPWALSRRTSLADGTLVCGPHHRKIHHPAYTTTYDPGGTTHLTRTRR from the coding sequence ATGGACGAGGACCAGGCAGCACCGCAGACCGCGCCGACGGGCGCGGCTGCGGTGACCCCGACCGGAGAGCGGGCGCATCGGGTGCACTGGTTCTCCGGTCGTCTGGGTGAGGTCCTCGACGGGCTCCTGGGCCCCGACGGAGAGGCGGGTCTGGCGCTGTCGCTGCTCGATGAGCAGCAGACCGCGGAGACGGTGGTCGAGATCCACCGTGCGGTGGCCCGGCTCCGAGGTCTGACCGCGGAGCCGCTCGCCCACGCCGAGACCCTCGACGTCGCCGCTCACGCCACGCCGGTCGCGACCACCACCGGGGCGTGGTTCGCCCACGCCACCCGCACCGGCCGCCCGGCTGCGGCACGGCAGGTGAAGCAGGCGCTGCGGCTGGCCGGCGAGCGTCGTCTGACCGGGGCGGCTCTGCGGGCTGGTGCCTGTGACGCCGCGCAGGCAGCAGTCGTGGTCAAGGCGGTCGACGACCTTCCCGAGCACGTCGGGCCGGTCCTGCGCGACCAGGCCGAGGCCCACCTGCTCGACCTGGCCCGGGTCCACGACGCCGAGGAGCTGACGAACCTCGCCCGGCACCTGCACGAGGTGATCGACCCCGAGGGCGCCGAGGCCGCCCTGGCCGCCCGGCTCGCCGCGGAGGAAGACGCCGCCCACGCCGCCACGACCTGCAAGGTCCGTGACACCAGCAACGGCCGCACCCGCGCGGTGATCGACATGCCCCGCCTGGACGGCGACCTGTTCCGCTCGATCCTGCACGCGCTCGAGTCACCCAAGCGACCCACCCACCAGCCCTCCCCGACCGGGAAGCGACGCGGCAAGCGACGCGGCAAGCGACGCGGCAAGCGACGCAAGAAGGGCACCGGGACCCACAGCACGGCGACCAGGAGAGACAGCACCGAGACCGGGAGGGACGACGGATTCGTCGAGGACCCGACCCGCCCTGGCCGTCGGATCAGCCGCGACCAGGCACGAGGCCGCGCGTTCTGCGAGCTCCTCGAACGCCTCCCGGCCGCTTGCCTGCCCTCCACGGGAGGATCGCCGTTCACCGTCGTGGTGACCATGACCCTGGCCTCGCTCCTCGGCGGCCTGGCCCCCGGCGTCCTGGACACCGGCACCCTCATCAGCCCCGGCGAGGCCCGTCGCTTGGCCGCCGAGCACGGCCTGATCCCCGTCGTGCTCGGCACGAAGTCCGAGGTCCTCGACGTCGGCGACAAGGCCCGCTTCCACACCCAGGCGATGCGCATCGGACTCCGCGTGCAGCACCGCACCTGCACCGTGCAGGGCTGCACCGTCCCCGCCGCGTGGTGCCACGCCCACCACAAGACCCCCTGGGCCCTGTCCCGACGGACCAGCCTCGCCGACGGCACCCTGGTCTGCGGCCCCCACCACCGCAAGATCCACCATCCCGCCTACACCACCACCTACGACCCCGGCGGCACCACCCACCTCACCCGCACCCGCAGATAG
- a CDS encoding NADPH-dependent FMN reductase, giving the protein MSTTKPRIAIVIGSTRPGRLGPEVADWVARQAKERAFADYELLDVDDFDLELLSEPTVPGAADRDYDNENTRRWSSAVDAFDGFVFVTPEYNHSVPAALKNAFDVLYPEWGDKPVAFVGYGADGAVRAVEHWRTIVANARMVAVRAQVALSLFHDMGDDGLSPMERREGELATVFDQVEQMAGALAPLRAA; this is encoded by the coding sequence ATGTCGACCACCAAGCCCCGCATCGCCATCGTCATCGGCAGCACCCGCCCCGGACGTCTCGGCCCCGAGGTCGCCGACTGGGTGGCCCGGCAGGCCAAGGAGCGCGCGTTCGCCGACTACGAGCTGCTCGACGTCGACGACTTCGACCTCGAGCTGCTCTCCGAGCCGACCGTGCCCGGCGCGGCCGACCGCGACTACGACAACGAGAACACCCGCCGCTGGAGCAGCGCCGTCGACGCCTTCGACGGCTTCGTCTTCGTCACCCCGGAGTACAACCACAGCGTCCCGGCGGCGCTCAAGAACGCCTTCGACGTGCTCTACCCCGAGTGGGGCGACAAGCCGGTCGCCTTCGTCGGCTACGGCGCCGACGGGGCCGTCCGCGCGGTCGAGCACTGGCGCACGATCGTGGCCAACGCCCGCATGGTCGCGGTGCGCGCCCAGGTCGCGCTGTCGCTGTTCCACGACATGGGCGACGACGGCCTGTCGCCGATGGAGCGCCGCGAGGGCGAGCTCGCCACGGTCTTCGACCAGGTCGAGCAGATGGCCGGCGCGCTCGCGCCGCTGCGCGCCGCCTGA
- a CDS encoding MaoC family dehydratase, with the protein MTNRKTDAGNYFEDFTVGQELVHTSPRTVTEGDAALYTALYGARFAPTSGATTAEALGYDRQPMDSLLVFHVVFGKTVPEVSLNAVANLGYAAGTFQAPVYAGDTLSARSEVIGVKANRDGRTGVVYVHSVGRNQRDEVVLDYVRWVMVRKRDEASPAPETVVPELPKAVPADQLTVPFGEGSFDTTLSGSPHLWDDYEPGERIDHVDAMTIEEAEHMLATRLYHNTAKVHFNQHVEQHGRFGRRIVYGGHVISIARALSFNGLANAVSIAAINGGSHTNPTFAGDTVYAWSEVLDKLEVPGRTDVGALRVRTVATKDRACADFPYKGEDGKHLPEVVLDFDYTVLVPRR; encoded by the coding sequence ATGACGAACCGGAAGACCGACGCGGGCAACTACTTCGAGGACTTCACCGTCGGGCAGGAGCTGGTGCACACCAGCCCCCGCACGGTCACCGAGGGCGACGCGGCCCTCTACACCGCGCTCTACGGGGCGCGGTTCGCCCCGACCTCGGGCGCGACGACCGCCGAAGCGCTGGGCTACGACCGTCAGCCGATGGACAGCCTGCTGGTCTTCCACGTCGTCTTCGGCAAGACCGTCCCGGAGGTCTCCCTCAACGCGGTCGCCAACCTCGGCTATGCGGCCGGCACCTTCCAGGCCCCGGTGTACGCCGGCGACACGCTGTCGGCGCGCAGCGAGGTCATCGGCGTCAAGGCCAACCGCGACGGCAGGACGGGTGTGGTCTACGTGCACTCGGTGGGCCGCAACCAGCGCGACGAGGTGGTGCTCGACTACGTCCGCTGGGTGATGGTCCGCAAGCGCGACGAGGCGAGCCCGGCGCCCGAGACCGTCGTACCCGAGCTGCCGAAGGCGGTCCCCGCCGACCAGCTCACGGTGCCGTTCGGCGAGGGGTCGTTCGACACGACGCTGTCCGGCAGCCCGCACCTGTGGGACGACTACGAGCCCGGCGAGCGGATCGACCACGTCGACGCGATGACGATCGAGGAGGCCGAGCACATGCTGGCCACCCGGCTCTACCACAACACCGCCAAGGTGCACTTCAACCAGCACGTCGAGCAGCACGGGCGCTTCGGCCGCCGCATCGTGTACGGCGGCCACGTCATCTCGATCGCCCGGGCGCTGTCGTTCAACGGGCTGGCCAACGCGGTGAGCATCGCCGCGATCAACGGCGGCTCGCACACCAACCCGACCTTCGCCGGTGACACCGTCTACGCCTGGTCGGAGGTGCTGGACAAGCTCGAGGTGCCGGGCCGCACCGACGTCGGCGCCCTGCGGGTGCGGACGGTGGCGACCAAGGACCGCGCCTGCGCGGACTTCCCCTACAAGGGCGAGGACGGCAAGCACCTCCCCGAGGTCGTCCTGGACTTCGACTACACGGTGCTGGTGCCGCGCCGCTGA
- a CDS encoding glycosyltransferase, which translates to MKDVELGSTPIDKLAELLLPDRRERLDEVIDWGREVLDGRTVWHVNATASGGGVAEMLLALLAYTKGAGIDSRWVVLDGSSPFFTLTKRIHNLLHGSDGDGGALGEEERELYEEVLRGETEHLLSRVEEGDVVVLHDPQTAGMGRALREAGAHVVWRCHVGKDEPCERTDKAWAFLRPYVEDAEAVVFSRPAYVPDWVPEDRVRIIPPSIDPFSAKNEDMDRDDVDAVLERTGIVDVPGGAGSVKFSRRDGSTGEVRAYDDLVHGGQVVPADARLVLQVSRWDRLKDMDGVLRAFTDHLDDLPDDVHLMLCGPDVSGVSDDPEGQQVLEECTKIWEDQPDEVKPRLHLCSLPMDDIDENAHIVNALQRHATVVVQKSIVEGFGLTVTEPMWKGRAVVATRVGGIQDQIEHGENGLLLDDPHDLDGFARLLAELLADDDECRRLGEAAKESVRERYLGDLALIRYAELVRDLLE; encoded by the coding sequence GTGAAGGACGTCGAGCTCGGCAGCACCCCGATCGACAAGCTGGCGGAGCTGCTGCTCCCGGATCGGCGCGAGCGCCTCGACGAGGTGATCGACTGGGGCCGGGAGGTGCTGGACGGTCGCACGGTGTGGCACGTCAACGCCACGGCGAGCGGCGGTGGGGTCGCCGAGATGCTGCTCGCGCTGCTCGCCTACACCAAGGGCGCCGGCATCGACTCGCGCTGGGTGGTGCTCGACGGCTCGTCGCCGTTCTTCACGCTCACCAAGCGCATCCACAACCTGCTCCACGGCTCCGACGGGGACGGGGGTGCCCTCGGCGAGGAGGAGCGCGAGCTCTACGAGGAGGTCCTCCGCGGCGAGACCGAGCACCTGCTCTCCCGGGTCGAGGAGGGCGACGTGGTGGTCCTGCACGACCCGCAGACCGCCGGCATGGGCCGCGCGCTGCGCGAGGCGGGGGCCCACGTCGTCTGGCGCTGCCACGTCGGCAAGGACGAGCCCTGCGAGCGCACCGACAAGGCCTGGGCGTTCCTGCGGCCCTACGTCGAGGACGCCGAGGCGGTCGTGTTCTCCCGCCCGGCCTACGTGCCCGACTGGGTCCCCGAGGACCGGGTCCGCATCATCCCTCCCTCGATCGACCCGTTCTCGGCCAAGAACGAGGACATGGACCGCGACGACGTCGACGCGGTGCTCGAGCGCACGGGGATCGTCGACGTGCCGGGTGGGGCCGGCTCGGTGAAGTTCTCCCGCCGCGACGGCAGCACCGGCGAGGTCCGGGCGTACGACGACCTCGTGCACGGCGGCCAGGTGGTCCCGGCCGACGCGAGGCTCGTGCTCCAGGTCAGCCGCTGGGACCGGCTCAAGGACATGGACGGCGTGCTCCGCGCGTTCACCGACCACCTCGACGACCTGCCCGACGACGTGCACCTGATGCTCTGCGGGCCCGACGTGTCCGGCGTCAGCGACGACCCGGAGGGGCAGCAGGTGCTCGAGGAGTGCACCAAGATCTGGGAGGACCAGCCCGACGAGGTCAAGCCGCGCCTGCACCTGTGCAGCCTCCCGATGGACGACATCGACGAGAACGCCCACATCGTCAACGCCCTGCAGAGGCACGCGACCGTGGTCGTCCAGAAGAGCATCGTCGAGGGCTTCGGGCTCACCGTCACCGAGCCGATGTGGAAGGGCCGCGCCGTCGTCGCGACGCGCGTCGGCGGCATCCAGGACCAGATCGAGCACGGGGAGAACGGCCTGCTGCTCGACGACCCGCACGACCTCGACGGCTTCGCGCGCCTGCTGGCCGAGCTCCTCGCCGACGACGACGAGTGCCGGCGCCTGGGGGAGGCGGCCAAGGAGAGCGTGCGGGAGCGCTACCTCGGTGACCTCGCTCTCATCCGCTACGCAGAGCTGGTCCGCGACCTCCTGGAGTGA
- a CDS encoding alpha-E domain-containing protein, translated as MLSRIAESMFWIGRYVERAEDTARILDVQLQIMLEDPTAEEGATARSVLAIMGVDTGDDRPLGRGDVLARLAYDPLSPTSIAAALAGARESARRARETLSEPLWEALNTTYRAIPSGQFRSMRSSATFRWVRERSALINGTADATMTRDERWHFLVLGRCIERADMTSRLIATSEMTSGGPSAATASRWASTLRACGAYEAFLRTQPTPGVPHQEAEFLLLDRLFPRSVVFSLARAEQCLANIETGGRRGFENEAQRLLGRMRSELEYSSIADVAADLPASMERLQRTCAQATEVVTRRYFAGAEALYWHGLQG; from the coding sequence GTGCTGAGCCGGATCGCGGAGTCGATGTTCTGGATCGGCCGCTACGTCGAGCGGGCGGAGGACACCGCGCGCATCCTCGACGTGCAGCTGCAGATCATGCTCGAGGACCCGACCGCCGAGGAGGGCGCCACCGCGCGGTCGGTGCTGGCGATCATGGGCGTCGACACCGGCGACGACCGCCCGCTGGGCCGCGGCGACGTGCTCGCCCGGCTGGCCTACGACCCGCTCTCGCCCACCTCGATCGCAGCCGCGCTGGCGGGCGCGCGGGAGAGCGCGCGGCGGGCGCGCGAGACGCTGTCCGAGCCGCTGTGGGAGGCGCTCAACACGACCTACCGCGCGATCCCGTCCGGCCAGTTCCGCTCGATGCGCTCGAGCGCGACCTTCCGGTGGGTGCGCGAGCGCTCCGCGCTGATCAACGGCACCGCCGACGCCACGATGACGCGCGACGAGCGGTGGCACTTCCTCGTGCTGGGCCGCTGCATCGAGCGCGCCGACATGACGTCGCGGCTGATCGCCACGAGCGAGATGACGTCCGGGGGACCGTCGGCGGCGACCGCCTCGCGCTGGGCCTCGACCCTGCGGGCGTGCGGCGCCTACGAGGCGTTCCTGCGCACGCAGCCGACCCCCGGCGTGCCCCACCAGGAGGCCGAGTTCCTCCTGCTCGACCGGCTGTTCCCGCGGTCGGTGGTCTTCTCGCTCGCCCGGGCGGAGCAGTGCCTGGCCAACATCGAGACCGGCGGCCGCCGCGGCTTCGAGAACGAGGCGCAGCGGCTGCTCGGTCGCATGCGCTCGGAGCTGGAGTACTCCTCCATCGCCGACGTCGCCGCCGACCTGCCGGCGTCCATGGAGCGGCTGCAGCGCACCTGCGCCCAGGCCACCGAGGTGGTCACACGGCGCTACTTCGCCGGCGCCGAGGCGCTCTACTGGCACGGGCTCCAGGGCTGA
- a CDS encoding DinB family protein, which produces MDDIHLADERTLLLGLLDRQRAEIVALLDDVSEEEGRARLVPSLTTVMGLVKHATFVEKVWFHSRVAGVPRHVVGLPDDIDSSFVVDDTDTVASVREAYLAACDHSRTVVEGRDLDEEHQWRTVRVSLRYIVLHMVQELARHAGHGDILVEQLQARR; this is translated from the coding sequence ATGGACGACATCCACCTCGCGGACGAGCGGACGCTCCTGCTGGGCCTGCTCGATCGGCAGCGCGCCGAGATCGTGGCGCTCCTCGACGACGTGAGCGAGGAGGAGGGCCGGGCCAGGCTGGTGCCGTCGCTCACGACGGTGATGGGGCTGGTGAAGCACGCGACGTTCGTCGAGAAGGTCTGGTTCCACTCACGGGTGGCCGGCGTGCCCCGCCACGTCGTGGGGCTGCCCGACGACATCGACAGCAGCTTCGTCGTCGACGACACGGACACGGTGGCGTCGGTGCGCGAGGCCTACCTCGCCGCCTGCGACCACTCCCGCACGGTGGTCGAGGGGCGCGACCTCGACGAGGAGCACCAGTGGCGCACGGTGCGGGTGAGCCTGCGCTACATCGTGCTCCACATGGTGCAGGAGCTCGCCCGGCACGCGGGCCACGGCGACATCCTGGTCGAGCAGCTCCAGGCCCGCCGCTGA
- a CDS encoding maleylpyruvate isomerase family mycothiol-dependent enzyme, with amino-acid sequence MTPTEHLEALGAEGRLLAAAVAAGAGTSPVPGLGDWTLDDVARHTGSVHEWICEVVAHGLPDWGYDDLMPRAPQDHSVLAAWYLERLSSLLELLASVPADREVWTLFDTPPGIDFWKRRQCFETLVHRYDAEGAAGRRTPVDAAVATDGVEEALQMVRHRTRFGSDREVRFAVRTTDTGSAWTLQVGGSLPREERTLVEGSDGDVELSGRAADLVVHLWNRPPEQPVALAGDASLWDVWRQHAVIR; translated from the coding sequence ATGACCCCCACCGAGCACCTCGAGGCGCTCGGCGCCGAGGGCCGCCTCCTCGCGGCTGCGGTCGCCGCGGGTGCCGGGACCTCGCCGGTCCCCGGCCTCGGCGACTGGACCCTCGACGACGTCGCCCGCCACACCGGGTCGGTCCACGAGTGGATCTGCGAGGTGGTCGCCCACGGGCTGCCCGACTGGGGGTACGACGACCTGATGCCCCGGGCGCCGCAGGACCACTCGGTGCTCGCGGCGTGGTACCTCGAGCGCCTCTCCTCGCTGCTCGAGCTCCTCGCCTCCGTCCCCGCGGACCGGGAGGTGTGGACGCTGTTCGACACCCCGCCCGGGATCGACTTCTGGAAGCGGCGGCAGTGCTTCGAGACGCTCGTCCACCGCTACGACGCCGAGGGGGCGGCGGGCCGTCGTACCCCGGTCGACGCGGCGGTGGCGACCGACGGCGTCGAGGAGGCGCTGCAGATGGTGCGCCACCGCACGCGGTTCGGCAGTGACCGCGAGGTCCGCTTCGCCGTGCGTACGACGGACACGGGCTCGGCGTGGACGCTGCAGGTCGGCGGGTCGCTGCCGCGGGAGGAGCGCACCCTCGTCGAGGGCTCCGACGGCGACGTCGAGCTGAGCGGCCGCGCCGCCGACCTCGTGGTGCACCTGTGGAACCGGCCGCCCGAGCAGCCGGTCGCCCTCGCCGGCGACGCCTCGCTCTGGGACGTCTGGAGGCAGCACGCCGTCATCCGCTGA
- a CDS encoding transglutaminase family protein, whose protein sequence is MHLRIVHSTTFEYDGLAAASYNQARLTPPTAADQIVAHSRIDVTPTPWSLTYKDYFGNEVTSFEVLEMHDSLSIVATAHVHTLPGAEVEGRLTWQDLEAEEVLDRFTEYLTLTERVAPPPDFAERCDAIRAAAATPGEAAHGICDLVHAEVDYVVGATDVRSHGSEAWTQRSGVCQDMAHLVIGGLRHLGIPARYVSGYLHPREDAAVGETVRGESHAWVEWWDDGWRGFDPTNETHPGERHVVVASGRDYDDVIPLQGIYAGAATDRMTVDVHVTRLA, encoded by the coding sequence ATGCACCTGCGCATCGTGCACAGCACGACCTTCGAGTACGACGGGCTGGCGGCCGCGTCGTACAACCAGGCCCGGCTGACGCCGCCCACCGCGGCCGACCAGATCGTGGCGCACTCGCGGATCGACGTGACGCCGACGCCGTGGTCGCTGACCTACAAGGACTACTTCGGCAACGAGGTGACCTCGTTCGAGGTCCTCGAGATGCACGACTCGTTGTCGATCGTGGCGACCGCCCACGTGCACACGCTGCCCGGCGCCGAGGTCGAGGGCCGCCTGACCTGGCAGGACCTCGAGGCCGAGGAGGTGCTCGACCGCTTCACCGAGTACCTCACCCTCACCGAGCGCGTGGCTCCTCCGCCGGACTTCGCCGAGCGGTGCGACGCGATCCGCGCGGCGGCCGCGACACCGGGGGAGGCCGCCCACGGCATCTGCGACCTGGTGCATGCCGAGGTGGACTACGTCGTCGGCGCCACCGACGTGCGCTCGCACGGCTCGGAGGCGTGGACCCAGCGCAGCGGCGTCTGCCAGGACATGGCCCACCTGGTCATCGGGGGCCTGCGCCACCTGGGCATCCCGGCACGCTACGTCTCGGGCTACCTCCACCCCCGCGAGGACGCCGCCGTCGGCGAGACCGTGCGCGGCGAGAGCCATGCGTGGGTGGAGTGGTGGGACGACGGGTGGCGGGGCTTCGACCCGACCAACGAGACCCACCCGGGCGAGCGGCACGTCGTCGTCGCGAGCGGCCGCGACTACGACGACGTGATCCCGCTGCAGGGCATCTACGCCGGCGCGGCGACCGACCGGATGACCGTCGACGTCCATGTGACGCGCCTGGCGTGA